One genomic window of Mus musculus strain C57BL/6J chromosome 4, GRCm38.p6 C57BL/6J includes the following:
- the Ldlrad1 gene encoding low-density lipoprotein receptor class A domain-containing protein 1 isoform X4, whose amino-acid sequence MSVGTMNKVFPQADAESNITTRRKARPGDEGCGPLCCSRRGACLSVGLLLLLAMLAALLAVATILGHPPRTPETHSCVTLANRTGFLCHDRRHCIPAHAVCDGIRTCPHAPWNTLRYHLHVLVPVVIWYLSLDLLLHTGGSFTVISTQPVWPPLMAALPESC is encoded by the exons ATGAGTGTTGGAACCATGAACAAAGTCTTCCCCCAG GCAGATGCCGAGAGTAACATCACCACTAGAAGGAAAGCCCGCCCTGGAGATGAAG GCTGTGGTCCACTCTGCTGCTCACGCCGTGGAGCCTGCCTCTCGGTcggcctgctgctcctgctggccATGCTCGCTGCCTTGCTTGCTGTGGCCACCATCCTCGGACATCCACCCCGCACACCAG AGACTCACTCCTGCGTGACACTAGCCAACAGGACAGGGTTCTTGTGCCACGACCGAAGGCACTGCATCCCAGCCCATGCTGTGTGCGATGGCATCCGCACCTGTCCTCATG CTCCGTGGAACACCCTTAGGTACCACCTCCATGTCCTTGTGCCTGTGGTAATATGGTACCTCAGCCTAGACCTTCTGCTGCACACCGGGGGATCTTTTACTGTCATCTCCACTCAGCCTGTGTGGCCACCCTTGATGGCAGCCTTACCTGAATCCTGCTAG
- the Ldlrad1 gene encoding low-density lipoprotein receptor class A domain-containing protein 1 isoform X3: protein MSVGTMNKVFPQADAESNITTRRKARPGDEGCGPLCCSRRGACLSVGLLLLLAMLAALLAVATILGHPPRTPGDVPQSLPSFLLTTCGDPDSWIYSDQKCDGVNNCGDCSDELSPVTTCPPCGPGWWRCSPTVFKYCSCVPRDLCRDSVQHCSDWSDEYSCPGP from the exons ATGAGTGTTGGAACCATGAACAAAGTCTTCCCCCAG GCAGATGCCGAGAGTAACATCACCACTAGAAGGAAAGCCCGCCCTGGAGATGAAG GCTGTGGTCCACTCTGCTGCTCACGCCGTGGAGCCTGCCTCTCGGTcggcctgctgctcctgctggccATGCTCGCTGCCTTGCTTGCTGTGGCCACCATCCTCGGACATCCACCCCGCACACCAG GAGATGTGCCCCAGAGCCTCCCCAGCTTCCTCCTGACCACCTGTGGAGACCCAGACTCCTGGATCTACTCAGACCAGAAATGTGATGGCGTCAACAACTGTGGAGACTGCTCAGATGAGCTGAGCCCAG TGACTACGTGCCCGCCCTGTGGCCCTGGGTGGTGGCGCTGCTCGCCAACTGTGTTCAAGTACTGCAGCTGTGTCCCGAGGGATCTGTGCCGGGACAGCGTGCAGCACTGCTCTGACTGGTCAGATGAGTACTCCTGTCCTGGACCCTGA
- the Ldlrad1 gene encoding low-density lipoprotein receptor class A domain-containing protein 1 isoform X2 — protein MSVGTMNKVFPQADAESNITTRRKARPGDEGCGPLCCSRRGACLSVGLLLLLAMLAALLAVATILGHPPRTPETHSCVTLANRTGFLCHDRRHCIPAHAVCDGIRTCPHGDVPQSLPSFLLTTCGDPDSWIYSDQKCDGVNNCGDCSDELSPVTTCPPCGPGWWRCSPTVFKYCSCVPRDLCRDSVQHCSDWSDEYSCPGP, from the exons ATGAGTGTTGGAACCATGAACAAAGTCTTCCCCCAG GCAGATGCCGAGAGTAACATCACCACTAGAAGGAAAGCCCGCCCTGGAGATGAAG GCTGTGGTCCACTCTGCTGCTCACGCCGTGGAGCCTGCCTCTCGGTcggcctgctgctcctgctggccATGCTCGCTGCCTTGCTTGCTGTGGCCACCATCCTCGGACATCCACCCCGCACACCAG AGACTCACTCCTGCGTGACACTAGCCAACAGGACAGGGTTCTTGTGCCACGACCGAAGGCACTGCATCCCAGCCCATGCTGTGTGCGATGGCATCCGCACCTGTCCTCATG GAGATGTGCCCCAGAGCCTCCCCAGCTTCCTCCTGACCACCTGTGGAGACCCAGACTCCTGGATCTACTCAGACCAGAAATGTGATGGCGTCAACAACTGTGGAGACTGCTCAGATGAGCTGAGCCCAG TGACTACGTGCCCGCCCTGTGGCCCTGGGTGGTGGCGCTGCTCGCCAACTGTGTTCAAGTACTGCAGCTGTGTCCCGAGGGATCTGTGCCGGGACAGCGTGCAGCACTGCTCTGACTGGTCAGATGAGTACTCCTGTCCTGGACCCTGA
- the Ldlrad1 gene encoding low-density lipoprotein receptor class A domain-containing protein 1 isoform X1, producing the protein MSVGTMNKVFPQADAESNITTRRKARPGDEGCGPLCCSRRGACLSVGLLLLLAMLAALLAVATILGHPPRTPETHSCVTLANRTGFLCHDRRHCIPAHAVCDGIRTCPHGEDEAESLCRDVPQSLPSFLLTTCGDPDSWIYSDQKCDGVNNCGDCSDELSPVTTCPPCGPGWWRCSPTVFKYCSCVPRDLCRDSVQHCSDWSDEYSCPGP; encoded by the exons ATGAGTGTTGGAACCATGAACAAAGTCTTCCCCCAG GCAGATGCCGAGAGTAACATCACCACTAGAAGGAAAGCCCGCCCTGGAGATGAAG GCTGTGGTCCACTCTGCTGCTCACGCCGTGGAGCCTGCCTCTCGGTcggcctgctgctcctgctggccATGCTCGCTGCCTTGCTTGCTGTGGCCACCATCCTCGGACATCCACCCCGCACACCAG AGACTCACTCCTGCGTGACACTAGCCAACAGGACAGGGTTCTTGTGCCACGACCGAAGGCACTGCATCCCAGCCCATGCTGTGTGCGATGGCATCCGCACCTGTCCTCATGGTGAGGACGAGGCTGAGAGCCTGTGCC GAGATGTGCCCCAGAGCCTCCCCAGCTTCCTCCTGACCACCTGTGGAGACCCAGACTCCTGGATCTACTCAGACCAGAAATGTGATGGCGTCAACAACTGTGGAGACTGCTCAGATGAGCTGAGCCCAG TGACTACGTGCCCGCCCTGTGGCCCTGGGTGGTGGCGCTGCTCGCCAACTGTGTTCAAGTACTGCAGCTGTGTCCCGAGGGATCTGTGCCGGGACAGCGTGCAGCACTGCTCTGACTGGTCAGATGAGTACTCCTGTCCTGGACCCTGA
- the Ldlrad1 gene encoding low-density lipoprotein receptor class A domain-containing protein 1 isoform X6: MSVGTMNKVFPQADAESNITTRRKARPGDEGCGPLCCSRRGACLSVGLLLLLAMLAALLAVATILGHPPRTPETHSCVTLANRTGFLCHDRRHCIPAHAVCDGIRTCPHGEDEAESLCREYPSIPRPSSSPQPP; this comes from the exons ATGAGTGTTGGAACCATGAACAAAGTCTTCCCCCAG GCAGATGCCGAGAGTAACATCACCACTAGAAGGAAAGCCCGCCCTGGAGATGAAG GCTGTGGTCCACTCTGCTGCTCACGCCGTGGAGCCTGCCTCTCGGTcggcctgctgctcctgctggccATGCTCGCTGCCTTGCTTGCTGTGGCCACCATCCTCGGACATCCACCCCGCACACCAG AGACTCACTCCTGCGTGACACTAGCCAACAGGACAGGGTTCTTGTGCCACGACCGAAGGCACTGCATCCCAGCCCATGCTGTGTGCGATGGCATCCGCACCTGTCCTCATGGTGAGGACGAGGCTGAGAGCCTGTGCCGTGAGTACCCCTCAATCCCACGCCCCTCTTCATCCCCACAACCACCATAA
- the Ldlrad1 gene encoding low-density lipoprotein receptor class A domain-containing protein 1 gives MSVGCERAEFCPACFWFLGQADAESNITTRRKARPGDEGCGPLCCSRRGACLSVGLLLLLAMLAALLAVATILGHPPRTPETHSCVTLANRTGFLCHDRRHCIPAHAVCDGIRTCPHGEDEAESLCRDVPQSLPSFLLTTCGDPDSWIYSDQKCDGVNNCGDCSDELSPVTTCPPCGPGWWRCSPTVFKYCSCVPRDLCRDSVQHCSDWSDEYSCPGP, from the exons ATGAGCGTGGGCTGTGAGAGAGCAGAATTTTGCCCAGCCTGCTTCTGGTTTCTTGGCCAGGCAGATGCCGAGAGTAACATCACCACTAGAAGGAAAGCCCGCCCTGGAGATGAAG GCTGTGGTCCACTCTGCTGCTCACGCCGTGGAGCCTGCCTCTCGGTcggcctgctgctcctgctggccATGCTCGCTGCCTTGCTTGCTGTGGCCACCATCCTCGGACATCCACCCCGCACACCAG AGACTCACTCCTGCGTGACACTAGCCAACAGGACAGGGTTCTTGTGCCACGACCGAAGGCACTGCATCCCAGCCCATGCTGTGTGCGATGGCATCCGCACCTGTCCTCATGGTGAGGACGAGGCTGAGAGCCTGTGCC GAGATGTGCCCCAGAGCCTCCCCAGCTTCCTCCTGACCACCTGTGGAGACCCAGACTCCTGGATCTACTCAGACCAGAAATGTGATGGCGTCAACAACTGTGGAGACTGCTCAGATGAGCTGAGCCCAG TGACTACGTGCCCGCCCTGTGGCCCTGGGTGGTGGCGCTGCTCGCCAACTGTGTTCAAGTACTGCAGCTGTGTCCCGAGGGATCTGTGCCGGGACAGCGTGCAGCACTGCTCTGACTGGTCAGATGAGTACTCCTGTCCTGGACCCTGA
- the Ldlrad1 gene encoding low-density lipoprotein receptor class A domain-containing protein 1 isoform X5, producing the protein MLAALLAVATILGHPPRTPETHSCVTLANRTGFLCHDRRHCIPAHAVCDGIRTCPHGEDEAESLCRDVPQSLPSFLLTTCGDPDSWIYSDQKCDGVNNCGDCSDELSPVTTCPPCGPGWWRCSPTVFKYCSCVPRDLCRDSVQHCSDWSDEYSCPGP; encoded by the exons ATGCTCGCTGCCTTGCTTGCTGTGGCCACCATCCTCGGACATCCACCCCGCACACCAG AGACTCACTCCTGCGTGACACTAGCCAACAGGACAGGGTTCTTGTGCCACGACCGAAGGCACTGCATCCCAGCCCATGCTGTGTGCGATGGCATCCGCACCTGTCCTCATGGTGAGGACGAGGCTGAGAGCCTGTGCC GAGATGTGCCCCAGAGCCTCCCCAGCTTCCTCCTGACCACCTGTGGAGACCCAGACTCCTGGATCTACTCAGACCAGAAATGTGATGGCGTCAACAACTGTGGAGACTGCTCAGATGAGCTGAGCCCAG TGACTACGTGCCCGCCCTGTGGCCCTGGGTGGTGGCGCTGCTCGCCAACTGTGTTCAAGTACTGCAGCTGTGTCCCGAGGGATCTGTGCCGGGACAGCGTGCAGCACTGCTCTGACTGGTCAGATGAGTACTCCTGTCCTGGACCCTGA